In Collimonas arenae, a single genomic region encodes these proteins:
- a CDS encoding type II toxin-antitoxin system HigB family toxin produces the protein MHIISKKAIAVFCLKHPSAQQSLQAWYRLISISSFADFTEIKRSFNSAAYVSPHTIFDIGGNNYRVITAIHYNRQKLYIREIFTHSEYDRWNKVHRSRKS, from the coding sequence ATGCATATCATCTCCAAGAAAGCGATTGCAGTCTTTTGCTTGAAGCATCCGTCTGCACAGCAGTCTTTGCAGGCTTGGTACCGCTTGATCAGCATCTCCAGTTTCGCGGACTTTACTGAAATCAAGCGGTCGTTCAACTCTGCGGCTTATGTTTCGCCGCATACGATATTTGATATTGGCGGCAACAATTACCGGGTAATTACAGCAATTCACTACAACCGGCAAAAGCTGTATATCCGGGAAATATTCACCCACTCGGAATATGACCGCTGGAATAAGGTGCACAGGAGCAGGAAATCATGA
- a CDS encoding helix-turn-helix domain-containing protein — protein MNTSAIDTAIVAPAWKAFQGSLPVKIGVIRDDAQYDQVVAFMNGLLDVVGDNEEHELADFLDLVGQLVSDYENTRYLIPGAAPHEVLRFIMEQHGLKQTDLAEEIGGQSVVSAILNEKRVINARQAKALALRFGVSPAAFL, from the coding sequence ATGAATACATCTGCTATCGATACCGCGATTGTTGCGCCGGCCTGGAAAGCATTCCAAGGATCGCTGCCGGTGAAAATCGGCGTCATCCGCGACGATGCGCAATACGATCAGGTCGTCGCATTCATGAATGGCTTGCTGGATGTGGTGGGCGACAATGAAGAGCACGAACTTGCCGATTTTCTTGACCTCGTGGGTCAGCTGGTCAGCGACTATGAAAATACGCGTTATCTCATTCCCGGCGCCGCGCCGCATGAAGTGCTGCGCTTCATCATGGAGCAGCACGGATTGAAACAGACTGACCTTGCTGAAGAAATCGGCGGCCAGTCCGTGGTGAGCGCTATTCTCAATGAGAAGCGCGTAATTAACGCACGGCAGGCCAAGGCGCTTGCCTTGCGCTTTG